The Sesamum indicum cultivar Zhongzhi No. 13 linkage group LG6, S_indicum_v1.0, whole genome shotgun sequence genome has a segment encoding these proteins:
- the LOC105165793 gene encoding zinc-finger homeodomain protein 3-like, producing the protein MSCNSPISHQEPKPLLSLDHTNTADHQDAVLGAPASSMNTPTTAQVVDHPQKMMINKKSLAGAVKYMECLKNHAAAIGGNATDGCGEFMAGGEEGTIEALKCSACGCHRNFHRKIHIHQHHHHHHHQPSSSIIINSHDHAAPHSVVLKKRKKKSTTSINYGVTADHHQFLTTSIKPAAEGVSSELVTKRFRTKFSQEQKEKMLGFAEKCEWKLQKVDDSEVRSFCQEIGIKRKVLKVWMHNNKYNFANKTKTLTTTTNIT; encoded by the coding sequence ATGAGCTGCAATTCCCCAATTAGTCATCAAGAACCCAAGCCTCTACTATCTCTTGATCATACCAATACAGCAGATCATCAAGATGCCGTTCTTGGAGCACCCGCCAGCTCTATGAATACTCCGACCACTGCCCAAGTAGTAGATCATCCCCAGAAGATGATGATCAACAAGAAATCATTGGCAGGGGCAGTCAAGTACATGGAATGCCTCAAGAACCATGCAGCTGCCATTGGTGGGAACGCCACAGATGGTTGTGGAGAGTTCATGGCCGGCGGGGAAGAGGGAACCATTGAAGCCCTCAAATGCTCTGCATGCGGCTGCCACCGGAACTTCCatagaaaaatacacattcatcagcatcatcatcatcatcatcatcagccCTCCTCTTCCATTATCATTAATAGTCATGATCATGCCGCACCTCATTCAGTTGtattgaagaagaggaagaagaagagtacTACTAGTATTAATTATGGTGTAACAGCAGATCATCATCAGTTCTTGACGACGTCCATAAAGCCAGCGGCGGAGGGTGTAAGCAGTGAATTAGTGACAAAGAGGTTCAGGACAAAGTTCAGTCAAGAACAGAAAGAGAAGATGCTTGGGTTCGCTGAGAAATGTGAGTGGAAATTGCAAAAGGTGGATGATTCTGAGGTGCGAAGCTTCTGCCAAGAGATTGGGATTAAGAGGAAAGTGCTCAAGGTATGGATGCACAACAACAAGTATAACTTCGCCAACAAAACCAAAACATTAACAACAACCACTAATATTACTTGA
- the LOC105165794 gene encoding uncharacterized protein LOC105165794, with product MDPEQTFIRVQERFSEMLTPRIRAKLEYFFLFLAITLFCILVVMHANYVQQPGCSSEFSSVQTSDAQLIQITITSAGLWSHNEAVNDVIDVHDTETEIEIGKPTNVDGNGSPHLAAKSWLSWISSDAKRVRSQSGFWKTDNDALESQQEFPIGNERFKPASDDVTVKVSKDVPRSRFFISPKESLRAAIMHIGKKWHGRLSFFLRLARRTLGGLWDIAGINLNFDIPKWLNILHSDRLNSYAVQWLEKRSKAFEPAYLYTKEKGYFLLPEEARSRHGIRTTNISISARHSCFGNRWQQLLINRVVGYDTILMNSLLNSPGHGYLYNYQTKEFYNLTYAHEQPESSAKFGDYLVTKCGVLMMSLFVFFTTTMSVSFTLRETQTRMLKFTVQLQHHARHRLPTFQLIFVHVIESLVFVPIMIGILFFLFEFYDDQLLAFMVLILVWICELFTLISVRTPISMKFFPRFFLLYFLVFHIYFFSYTYGFSYLALSTSAAFMQHLVLYFWNRFEVPALQRFMQNRRSHFQQHPDFHITSSTILASTLRITRLNTRNSGPVNTELASGPVVRDGVDTGTASNTVTGFSGSEEQPSNDNQGRLGNPLDIGGQPVLRQPEGGGIRGAMSSFSSLLLWILGGASSESLNSFFSIFRDLRDQGQVYAEPPQRENHAAQNNE from the exons ATGGATCCGGAACAGACATTTATAAGGGTGCAGGAGCGCTTCTCTGAGATGCTGACTCCCAGAATCAGAGCCAAGCTCGAGtactttttcctattcttGGCTATTACCCTCTTCTGTATTCTCGTTGTCATGCACGCCAATTATGTTCAACAG CCTGGCTGTTCGAGTGAGTTCTCTAGTGTTCAAACGTCTGATGCCCAGCTTATTCAGATTACG ATTACAAGTGCTGGCTTGTGGTCACATAATGAGGCTGTGAATGATGTGATAGATGTTCATGATACAGaaactgaaattgaaattggaaaaCCGACCAATGTTGATGGAAATGGTTCGCCTCATTTGGCTGCAAAATCATGGTTGAGTTGGATTAGCTCCGATGCTAAAAGGGTGAGATCTCAATCAGGATTTTGGAAGACTGACAATGATGCCTTGGAATCTCAACAAGAATTTCCTATTGGCAATGAAAGATTTAAGCCGGCATCTGATGATGTGACAGTGAAAGTCAGTAAAGACGTACCACGTAGTAGGTTCTTTATTTCACCGAAAGAATCCCTCAGAGCAGCAATAATGCATATTGGGAAAAAGTGGCATGGGCGTTTATCTTTCTTTCTGAGACTAGCAAGGCGAACTCTTGGAGGTTTATGG GATATTGCTggtataaatttgaattttgatattcCCAAGTGGCTCAATATCTTACATTCGGACAGGCTCAACTCCTATGCAG TGCAGTGGCTTGAAAAGAGAAGCAAGGCATTTGAACCAGCGTACTTATATACCAAGGAGAAG GGTTATTTCCTGTTGCCTGAAGAAGCCAGATCAAGGCATGGTATTCGTACCACTAATATCAGCATTTCAGCCCGGCACAGTTGCTTTGGCAACCG GTGGCAGCAGCTGCTGATAAACAGGGTTGTAGGATACGACACTATTTTGATGAACAGTTTGTTGAACTCTCCGGGCCATG GCTACCTCTATAATTACCAAACAAAGGAGTTCTACAATCTTACTTATGCTCATGAGCAACCTGAAAGTTCTGCAAAATTTGGAG ACTATCTTGTGACCAAGTGTGGTGTATTGATGATGtcactttttgttttcttcacaACCACAATGTCGGTATCATTTACATTGAGAGAGACACAGACTCGTATGCTGAAGTTTACAG TGCAGCTCCAGCATCATGCTCGGCATAGGCTTCCAACATTTCAATTGATTTTCGTGCATGTAATTGAATCACTTGTTTTTGTTCCG ATAATGATTGGAATCCTATTTTTCCTCTTCGAGTTTTATGATGATCAGCTGTTGGCTTTTATGGTTTTAATTCTTGTCTGGATCTGTGAACTATTCACACTAATCAG TGTTCGTACGCCAATATCAATGAAGTTCTTTCCTCGCTTCTTTTTGCTCTACTTTCTAGTGTTTCACATATACTTTTTCTCCTATACATATG GGTTTTCTTATTTGGCTCTCTCAACCTCCGCAGCATTTATGCAACACCTTGTCCTCTATTTTTGGAACAGATTTGAG GTTCCGGCTCTCCAGAGGTTTATGCAAAATCGTCGGTCACATTTCCAACAGCATCCAGATTTTCATATTACATCGTCTACTATTCTTGCCTCAACATTGCGTATCACAAGATTAAACACGAGGAACTCTGGGCCTGTAAACACTGAGTTGGCCTCTGGACCAGTAGTTCGAGATGGAGTTGATACAGGAACGGCAAGCAACACTGTAACTGGATTCTCTGGTTCCGAAGAACAACCAAGTAATGACAATCAAGGTAGGTTAGGCAATCCTCTTGATATTGGAGGGCAACCTGTCCTTCGTCAGCCAGAAGGCGGAGGCATTCGTGGGGCTATGAGTTCATTTAGTTCACTGTTGTTGTGGATCCTGGGTGGCGCTTCTTCAGAAAGCCTCAActcatttttctcaatattcCGGGACTTGAGAGATCAAGGTCAAGTTTATGCAGAACCTCCACAGCGAGAAAATCATGCAGCACAGAACAATGAATAA